Part of the Methanotorris formicicus Mc-S-70 genome is shown below.
CCCGAGGGTAGGTTAGCCACGTGTTACTGAGCCGTCCGCCATGGGCAAAAGCCCATAGACTCGCATGGCTTAGTCGGACCCCAATAGCAGTGGCCTCCGGCGGGATCAACCGGAATTAAATGGGAGACGATCGCAAGAGAGGATATATTCCTCTTGTGGCCGCTACTGGGTTTCACCTTGGTCGCGGGCTTGCATCCAACCTGACCCTTCGGTCAGGTTGTCACCTTCAACTGCATACTATGGTGATATTCTGGTGAGTGTATTGTTTTTAGGTTTAGAACAATATGTTTTAAAAAAATGAAAGGGCCGGGACCGGGAATTGAACCCGGGTCAGGGGATCCACAGTCCCCCAGGATAGCCACTACCCCACCCCGGCCACAGTAGTGCAGGGGCAGGGATTTGAACCCTGGAACCGCTACCGGACAGGATTCTAAGTCCTGCGTCTTTGGCCAGGCTCGACAACCCCTGCACTTATTAAATTAAAGTGCTCCGGCCGGGATTTGAACCCGGGTCGCGGGCTCGAAAGGCCCGCATGATTGGCCGGACTACACCACCGGAGCAAAAGCATCTTAATGATGGGCCCGAAGGGATTTGAACCCTTGGCCACTCGGTTATGAGCCGAGCGCTCTGACCAGGCTGAGCTACGGGCCCACAAAAACATCAAAATTCAAAATTACATCAAATAAAATTTAAATAAAAAAATTAAATGGCGCCCCCAGCAGGACTCGAACCTGCGACCTACGGATTAACAGTCCGTCGCTCTACCTACTGAGCTATGGGGGCACATCAGCACAATAACAATTACTCTCCTAATATATAAACTTTTCGGCGAAAAGTATTTATATTAGTAATACAATGTTGATAATGCAATTTGTCGGGCCGCGGTAGTTCAGCCCGGGAGAACGCTGGACTGAAGATCCAGTTGTCGGGTGTTCAAATCACCCCCGCGGCACCATTAATTTTATTTTAGACATATTAATTTATACATTTGAATATATAAAGATAATAAAAAATAAAAAATTTTTAATGCCCTAAAAACCGTGGAATAAAGTATAGTGTTCCAATAGCACTTCCAAGGTTTGCTAATGCTGTAACAAGTAAAATTCTCATGAGGTTGTTGTTTAGAAGTTCTTTTAGTGAATCTGCATGAAACAACTCTATTATATCACTTTTTTTAATCTCCCTAAATTTTAATTCAGCAAGTCCTGCAATCCATCCAGCCCCAATAAATGGAATTAATGAGGTTATTGGAGCAGAGATGAATGCAACCAATGCAGATGCTATATGGCCCCTTGCAATAACAACCCCAAACGCTGATAAGAGGCCGTTTATAATCACCCACTCTAAGGTTAGTTCTTTTAATGCGTAAATGTTTGAAGACACACTGTAAAAACCATAGAGTATAATAACCACTATCCCTACTGAAATAATCTTTCTAATATGCTTCCAAAATTTACTTTTTTTAGTTTTATTCAACTCATTCAAATCTATATCATCCCCTTTTTCCAATTTTTTTAAATAATTTATTATCCCCTTAATATGTCCTGCCCCAACGACAGCAACAATTTTTTCTTTACCTTTACTCAACTCATACAAATTCTTTGCCATGTATCTATCCCTTTCATCAACCAAAACTTCGTAAATTGTGGGAGAGATATCTTTTAAAAACAAAACCAACTCATCAGCATTCTTTATCATCTCATTAATTGATTTGTTGTCAATCTCCATTTCATCATTTTCTTCAAATAAACTCAAAAAGAAGTTTATCTTCTCTCTTAATGTCATCTTGTTTAGAAGTCTTGTTAATGTTATGTTTATTTGTCTGTCTATTAAGGATATTGGCTTTTGATATTGCATTGCAATTTCAATGGCTTTTTTCATCTCACTTCCAGGTTTTACCCCCAATTCTTCCCCTATCATTTTTTGGAAGTGTGATAATATCATATGAAGTAAAAAGATACCCACTTTCCCCTCTTTTATAATCCTCTTAATATCAATGTTATCTGTGTCGTTATCCCCCATAATTGCAAAAAACCTCTCCCTATCTAACTCAACAGATACAACATCAGGATTTATGTTTAAGATAGTTTCTTCAACTTTTCTCACACTTTCTTCAGAAACATGGGCAGTTCCAATCAAATAAATATCACATTCATTAAGACCATTATTTATTCTAATATACTCCACAATCTCACCGTATTTATATTAGGTATTCTATATTAGTATTGTAATATATAAATTTGGTGATACCATGATAAAAGTTAGAGATGTTATGAAAAAACCCATAATTGTGAATCCCAATGATGATATAAGGGATGTTATAAGATTATTTAGAGAACATAAAATCAGTGGAGCCCCTGTTGTTGAAGATGGGGAGTTGGTTGGCATTATATCTGAAAGTGACATAGTAAAAACAATAACCACCCACAATGAATCAATTGGATTAATTTTACCATCTCCATTGGATTTAATAGAATTACCATTAAGAACAACTTTGAAAATTGAAGAGTTTAAAGAGGATATAAAAAAGGCATTAAAAACAAAGGTTAAGGATGTTATGACAAGGGATGTTATAGTAATCTCCCCAGATGAGGGTATAAACAATGCTGCAAAGTTGATGATTGAGAACAATATAAAGAGGCTCCCAGTTGTTAAAGATGGAAAACTTGTGGGTATTGTTACAAGAGGGGACATTATAGAGGCATTATGCTAAATAAAAAAATTTGGTGAGATAGGATGGAGATTATTTCCCCTTCAAGGATTCACATGGGACTTATTGATTTGAATGGGAGTATTGGGAGAGTAGATGGTGGTGTTGGTTTAGCCCTTGAAAATCCTAACTTAGTAATTGAGGGAAAAGAAAGTGGGGAAATTGAAGTTGACTTTGATAAATCCGTTCTTAAGAATTTTGATGAAAGTTATATCAATGATATAGGGAGAAGGGTTAAAGATGCGGCAGAGAAAATATTAAACCATATAAATGAAGATGGAGTAAAATTATTAATAAAAAAATCATTCCCATCCCACTCCGGTCTTGGCAGTGGAACACAGATTGCCCTTTCAACGGGGAAATTAATATCCCTCATATATGGGAAGGAACTTAACGCCTATGAAATAGCAAAGATTACTGGAAGGGGGGGAACTTCTGGAATTGGAATTGGGGCTTTTGAGATGGGGGGATTTTTAATCGATGAGGGACATTCATTTGGAAAAGGAAAAGATAAGGAGGATTTCAAACCCTCATCAGCATCAAAAGGCGTAAAACCAGCACCAATAATATTTAGACATGACTTCAATTGGGATGTGGTTTTAATTATCCCAAAAGGGGAGCATATTTACGGCAACAAGGAAGTTGATATATTCAAAAAATACTGTCCAGTTCCTTTAAATGAGGTTCAAAGGATTTGCCACTTGATTTTAATGAAGATGATTCCCGGAATTATTGAAGATGATTTAAATGCATTTGGGGAGGTTGTGAATGAACTCCAAACACTTGGATTTAAAAAAGTGGAGGTTTCTTTGCAATCAGAGATTGTTAAAGAACTCATAAAAGAGTTGCAAAAAGTAGGTTATGCTGGACTATCAAGTTTCGGCCCAACAATCTATGCACTTGGAGATGTGGATTTAATTATGGAGAAAGCAGATGACATCCTTGATAAACACGGCATTGATGGGGAGATAATAGTAACAAAAGCAAACAATACTGGATATAGAGTAAAATAAATAAAAATAAAAAAACAGGAAGCGAAATTAAGGTAGCCACGTCTTTTCATCCTTTATTTTTTCAGGTAGGTAGGTGTCGACAACATACTTCAAACCATACTTTGCAAGGGACTGTTGTTCTGCCCTTACTTTCATATCTAACATCTGTTTTAATGCCTTTTGCCATTCTGGGAATGATTTTACAAAATCATCATTTTTTAAACCATCTTTTATTCTTTTGATATCTTGTTCCTTCAATGGATGTGTTGGTAAGTCATAATCAACAATATCTTGAGGAGTTACACCAATCAACCTCGCAGAAGGAATTGCAAGTTTATCTGCTAAATGAACCGCCTTACCACTCCCAACCTTCAACGTCCTGTAAATATTTAAATATCCATAGGGGTCACCGTCAGTAAACACCAAAACTGGAACTTCATACTCTTCATTTAATCTCTTCACAAATCTTCTTGTTGCCCTTGCTGGAACCCCCTTCAATGAAACTAAGATACAATTGTGTTTATCCCAAAACTTTTCAGCATTCAACCTTGCAAACATACCCGCAGTTTCTATTGCCAATATAAAATCAGCATTCGTCTCAAACTCCAATCTTGTTACATCATTTGGTATATTGTATGCTCCGGTACCCAACCTTGTGCAATCTACTTTGATTTCCTCCCCTTCTGGTGTTCTATCAATTATCCTCAACGGCCCAACAACTGATGAACCATCCTCTTCTGGAATAAATCCGAGATCTTCTCTCAATACATCTAATGCTGCCTCTAAATCCTCAATAACATTATTTGATGGTTGCTGGTCATCGAATCTTGCCTCACCCCAATTTTTGGAGACATAATACGCTTCCCTAAGTGTTGAGAAGTCATTTGAATCAAGAAGTTGTTTTGAAAATTCTAGCATCTTCACCGTTTGAGCAAAGATTTTTGCTTGACTTACTGTTAAAGTCCTTTCTTTTTCTTTCCCCATAAGTATGAAAGTTCCTGTTTCAGAGTCAAATTTTGCATTGGTTAAACTTCTAATGGGTAGTTTAATTTTTGGTCTCTTACCTTTTAAAAGATCCTCATACATTTTATTTGCCAACTCTAAAATCTTTCTCCTTGCTATTTCTCTTGATTTTGAAATTATCATTATTTCACCATAATAAAGATTTATAGTAGAAATTGTTAAAACCAATAAATTTTTATATCAAATCCCTTTTTAATTAATTATATTATAATGATATTACTTTACTTAATAAACTGAAAATTCCCCATTTTTATTTAGAATTAAGATACATCCCCACTAAACTATGGTTGATTATATATTAATTTTTATCGGTATGCATAAAAATTACAATGGAGGTCGGATCTTGAAATTCTTAAAAAATATTGTTGAAAATGATGATTTTTCATATGAGGATGAGACGTTATCTGAAGAGGATTTGGAATTATTGAAATTATTGGAGGAGGCAAAAGCCAAAATCACTGTGGTGGGTTGTGGTGGAGCAGGAAACAATACAATAAATAGATTAACCTCTGAAGGTATTGAAAGGGCAAAAACTGTTGCTATCAACACAGATGCTCAACAGTTGTTAAAAACAAAAGCAGATAAAAAAATATTAATTGGTAAAAATTTAACAAGAGGACTTGGTGCTGGTGGAAATCCAAAAATGGGAGAGGAATCAGCAAAAGAAAATGCAGAAGATATAAAAAATGAATTACAAGGAGCGGACATGGTATTTATAACCTGTGGATTGGGCGGAGGTACTGGAACCGGTTCTGCTCCAATTGTTGCTGAAATATCCAAAAAAATAGGGGCTCTAACAGTTGCAATAATAACGCTCCCATTCTCAATGGAAGGAGAAATAAGGATGCAAAATGCATTGGAAGGATTAAATAAATTAAAAAATGTAGCAGATACAATAGTTGTTATTCCAAATGACAAGTTGTTGGAAATTGTACCAAAGATTCCATTAAAAACAGCATTCAAAGTCGCTGATGAAGTTCTTATAAACTCAGTTAGAGGGTTAGTTGAACTCATCACAAAAGATGGTCTTATAAACGTTGATTTCGCTGATGTTAAAGCAGTTATGAGCAATGGCGGAATGGCAATGATTGGTATTGGAGAGAGCGATGGGGAGAAGAGGGCAAAAGAGGCAGTGATGAACGCATTAAACTGTCCATTGCTTGATGTTGAAATTGATGGGGCAAAAGGTGCATTGATACACGTCATAGGTCCAGAAGATTTAACATTGGAGGAGGCAAAAGAGGTTGTAGGAACGGTATCAGAGAGATTAGATCCAAAGGCAACAATTATCTGGGGTGCAACTATAAATGAGAACTTGGAAAACACTATCCAAGTTTTATTGGTTGTAACTGGTGTAAAGCCTAAAAATGAGTTTGGATTAAGGCAAACCAGAAAAAGTTTAATAGACATTCCAAAAATTTAAGAAACCATTTTTTAATTTTTAAATTAATTTGGTGGTAAAAATGGAAAAAACCAACTTAAATACAAAAATTGAGGGAATAAAAAATTTTCTCCTTCAATGTAAGAGGGTTTTAATGATTACAAGGAAGCCTACAAAAGAAGAATTCATAAACATCTCAAAGGTTACTGGATTGGGTATCTGCATTCTTGGAATAATTGGCTTTATAATCCATGTCCCAATAGTTTATATAAAGGGCTTAATTAAACCTATAAAATAAATTTTAGAAATTAATAAATACTAAAAACACTATAACTATTACCAACTCGTTCTTTTTTTATGAACTTTTTAATTTTTATGAATTGTTTTATATCTTTTTAAAACTTTATTCTGGTGATATTGTGATTTTTGCGGTGAGAACTACTGCTGGACAGGAAAAGAACGTAGCGGAAATGTTAGCGTCAAAAGTAGAAAGGGAAAAGTTGGACGTTTACTCCATACTTGCAACAGAAAACCTAAAGGGATATATATTGGTCGAAGCAGAAAACAGAGGAGTTGTTGAAGAGTTGGTTAGGGGAGCATTTAAGGTAAAAGGTATCGTCCCAGGAACAACATCAGTAGATGAGTTAGAACACCTCTTAACACCAAGAAAACTTGTTGAAGATATTGAGAAAGGAGATCTTGTTGAACTTGTTGCAGGTCTATTTAAAGGAGAGAGAGCAAGGGTAATTAGAGTTGATAAGAACAAGGAAGAGATTACAATAGAGTTAGAACAGGCAGCGGTTCCAATACCGATAACAGTACATGTCGAGCATGTAAAAATAGTATCAAAAAATAAATAAATACACATACCTATAAGTTTTAAATACCCCTATTACATATATACTCGTTTGCGTCATAAGTGTTCGAAAAATTAAGAAACACATTGTCTACAAATATAAAAACTAAAAATTTATATATAACTAAGCATAACTTTTGAGAGTCATCATTGAGGTGAGAAATATGGCTGTTGAGGTCGTAGAAGTCCTTGTAACTGGTGGAAAAGCAACAGCAGGGCCACCATTAGGTCCAGCAATTGGACCATTGGGAGTAAATGTGATGCAAGTTGTTAATGCGATAAATGAAAAAACAAAGGCATACGAGGGAATGCAAGTCCCTGTTAAGGTTAAGGTAGATACTGAAAAAAGAACATTTGAAATTGAAGTTGGTATTCCACCAACAAGTGCTTTAATAAAGAAAGAATTAGGTGTTGAAAAAGGTGCTCACGAACCAAAACACGAAGTTGTTGGTAACTTAACAATGGATCAAGTAGTTAAAATTGCAAAGATGAAGTATGATGGTATGTTATCCTACACATTGAAAAACGCTGTAAAAGAAGTTCTTGGAACTTGCGTCTCAATGGGAGTAAACGTTGAAGGAAAACACCCAAAAGAAGTCCAAAAATTAGTCGATGAAGGAGTTTATGATGAATATATAAAAGAAGAATAATTTTTCAAATTTTATTTTTTATTTTTTAATATATTCATATATTTGAATAAAGTTAATTTTAAAACTCAATTATCATTCCAGAGTGTATCTTATGGAACTTTTCTCCATAATCAGTTAAAAACTCCGCTTCTGCTTTTAAACCTGTGCAATGTCCTGTATAAACTTCTTCAACATCAAGTTTTTTAAGTTTTTCAACAGTTTTAATTATTCTTTCATCACTTGCATCTATGAGATGAAACCCTCCAATAACAGATCTAATTCTCTTTTCTCCTGTAATTTTTATTGCATGTTTCACTATACTAACAATTCCGGCATGGGAGCAACCACTAATAATCACTAATCCTTCTGATGTTCTTATAACTAAACTCATATCATCCAAAAGTTCATCCCTAATCAGTTTTCCATCTTTTAAAGTATAAACTTCCAAGTTGGTTTTTTCAAAATCTTCCCTCTCCCTAACCTCACCAGTTGAGTAAACACCTTCTAATATTTGGATTGGTTCATTTGTTAAGAAAAGTTCTGCATATTGTTCGATTTCTTCTCTCTCGAAAGGAACTCCTACATCCATTAAACAAGGTTTTATTACAAAATGTTTCCTAAAAATCATTGGATGGGCAATTATTGGGATTCTTTTGCCGATTGCTTTGAGCATCTCTAATAATCCACCCGTATGGTCATAGTGGCAGTGTGATAAAAATATATAATCTATATTATTCGGTTCTAACCCTAAACGCCTCATGTTATGAAGTATCGGCTTTGCCTCCTGTCCTACATCAAAGAGGATACTTTTTCCTCCATGTTCAATTAAGAAACTGATCCCATGTTGAGCATAGAAAGGACTCTCATACCCAGAGTAATCTTCAAGAAGGACGTATATTTTTACCATTTTAGACACCATTTAAATATTTTTCAAACCATCTTATTTCTTTTTTGTTGTAATATGCATATAAATGTTTTCTTTTTTATCTAATTTTAATATCAACTATTAAAATCTTAAAATCTTGGAAATCTAAGGATTTTCAAACCCACCTACTACAATCACAATATATCAAAAATTTTGGATTTTCATTAATTTTAAATAATATGATACCTTATAAAATAAGGGTTTGGAATTTTAAAGGAAGGGATCTTATATTGGAAAGTAATTACATTTAATAGGAGGTTTATTAATGACATGCACCATTATTGTTGGAGGACAGTGGGGAGATGAAGGTAAAGGAAAGATTGTAAGTTATCTCTGCGAAAAAGACTCCCCATACATTATTGCAAGAGGTGGAGTAGGTCCAAACGCTGGGCACACTGTTGAGGTAGATGGGGAAAAATATGGAATCAGGATGGTTCCAACTGGATTCCCAAATAAAAAGGCAAAACTCGCAATAGGAGCAGGGGTTTTGGTAGATCCTGAGGTTCTTTTAAAAGAAGTTGAGATGTTGGAGAAATTTAATGTTGGGAAGAGGTTAATTGTTGATTATAGATGTGGGATTATTGAAGAGAAACACAGATTAATGGACAAATCAAATGAGCACCTATCAAAAGAAATCGGCTCTACTGGAACAGGATGCGGTCCAGCAAATGTTGATAGAGCATTGAGAATCTTAAAGCAGGCAAAGGATATTGATGTATTGAAAGAATTTTTGGGAGATGTTTCTGAAGAAGTTAATGATGCTATCGATGCAGGTAAAAATGTGATGATTGAAGGTACTCAGGGGACATTGTTATCATTGTACTATGGAACCTATCCTTATGTAACATCAAAAGACACAACTGCATCAACATTTGCAGCGGATGTTGGTGTTGGCCCTACAAAGATTGATGAGGTTATAGTTGTATTCAAATCATTCCCAACAAGAGTTGGTAGTGGGCCATTCCCAACAGAGATGCCACTAGAGGAGGCAGAGAAATTAGGTATTGTTGAGTATGGAACAGTTACCGGCAGAAGGAGAAGGGTTGGATATTTTGACCTTGAGTTGGCTAAGAAGGTTTGCAGGTTAAATGGAGCAACCCAAATTGCCTTAACATGCTTAGATAAATACGATAACACATGCTATGGAGTCACTGAATACAGTGAATTAACAGATAAAGCAGTTGAATTTATTGAAAAAATAGAGGAAGCAACGGGAGTCCCGGTTACAATAATCTCAACAGGTCCTGAATTACACCAAACCATTGATAGGAGAGATGAATTATAATTTTTAATCCCATAAATCAAAACCCCATCTTTTTCTTTTATTTTTGGATGTAACATAAGAAACACCCTAACAGCGGGGATGAAATTCCAATCCTTCCCCTCTTTGAGATTTTCAAAGTTGTTTAAAAACAACCTCTTACTTACAACCTCATCGTTTTTACCCTTTAATTTTTTTATCGCTATCTTATCCTTACCAACATATTTTATTTTATAAACTCCAGTTTTTGAATAAAATTCTTTATCTTTATCAAGACACTTCTTGCTATCCTCACAATTTCCTTATATATTCTTAGGATTTATATTGCACCTCATTAAATATAATCCCTATATTCAATAAATAAAAAATCTATCACAAAGGTATGGTAAAATGAAAATAAATATCATCTCCAAACAAAGAAAAAAAGAAACTCTAAAAAACCTAAAAGAATTTAGAAGGGCATTCAAAATAAATTTCAGAAAAAATAAGATTTACAAAATGATAGAAAAGATGCCATTAAACCTCAACAAATACCTAACAAAATATTCAACTGGAGGAATGATAAAAAAGTATCCAGAAGACTTTATTGTTGAGGAAATAACGGAAGATGGTATTGTTTTAGAGGTTGGAAAAGAGATTGGTTTTGAAGATGAGAAAAACTGGAATGGTTCTTTTATCCACTTCACACTTGAAAAGAAAAATTGGAATACGTTAGATGCTATAAGAGAGATTGCAAAACAAACAAAATCAAAAAGAAAGAACTTTGGGTTTGCAGGAACTAAGGACAAATTTGCCATAACAACCCAAAGGATAGGATGCTTTGGAGTTAATGTTGAGGATTTAAAGAAGGTAAATCTACCAAATATAACATTGAAGGACTTCCAAAAAACCAACAAAAAACTTAAAATTGGCTGTTTGTGGGGAAACAGATTTACAATAAAAGTTAGGGATATGGATGTTGATAAATCTGAGTTAGAGGATATTTTAAAAGAACTCTCAAAATTAAAATACGTATTAAATTACTTTGGAATCCAAAGATTTGGGAGTGTAAGGCCAATAACTCATGTTGTT
Proteins encoded:
- a CDS encoding TraB/GumN family protein, producing MEYIRINNGLNECDIYLIGTAHVSEESVRKVEETILNINPDVVSVELDRERFFAIMGDNDTDNIDIKRIIKEGKVGIFLLHMILSHFQKMIGEELGVKPGSEMKKAIEIAMQYQKPISLIDRQINITLTRLLNKMTLREKINFFLSLFEENDEMEIDNKSINEMIKNADELVLFLKDISPTIYEVLVDERDRYMAKNLYELSKGKEKIVAVVGAGHIKGIINYLKKLEKGDDIDLNELNKTKKSKFWKHIRKIISVGIVVIILYGFYSVSSNIYALKELTLEWVIINGLLSAFGVVIARGHIASALVAFISAPITSLIPFIGAGWIAGLAELKFREIKKSDIIELFHADSLKELLNNNLMRILLVTALANLGSAIGTLYFIPRFLGH
- a CDS encoding CBS domain-containing protein — encoded protein: MIKVRDVMKKPIIVNPNDDIRDVIRLFREHKISGAPVVEDGELVGIISESDIVKTITTHNESIGLILPSPLDLIELPLRTTLKIEEFKEDIKKALKTKVKDVMTRDVIVISPDEGINNAAKLMIENNIKRLPVVKDGKLVGIVTRGDIIEALC
- a CDS encoding beta-ribofuranosylaminobenzene 5'-phosphate synthase; the protein is MEIISPSRIHMGLIDLNGSIGRVDGGVGLALENPNLVIEGKESGEIEVDFDKSVLKNFDESYINDIGRRVKDAAEKILNHINEDGVKLLIKKSFPSHSGLGSGTQIALSTGKLISLIYGKELNAYEIAKITGRGGTSGIGIGAFEMGGFLIDEGHSFGKGKDKEDFKPSSASKGVKPAPIIFRHDFNWDVVLIIPKGEHIYGNKEVDIFKKYCPVPLNEVQRICHLILMKMIPGIIEDDLNAFGEVVNELQTLGFKKVEVSLQSEIVKELIKELQKVGYAGLSSFGPTIYALGDVDLIMEKADDILDKHGIDGEIIVTKANNTGYRVK
- a CDS encoding DNA topoisomerase IV subunit A, with the translated sequence MIISKSREIARRKILELANKMYEDLLKGKRPKIKLPIRSLTNAKFDSETGTFILMGKEKERTLTVSQAKIFAQTVKMLEFSKQLLDSNDFSTLREAYYVSKNWGEARFDDQQPSNNVIEDLEAALDVLREDLGFIPEEDGSSVVGPLRIIDRTPEGEEIKVDCTRLGTGAYNIPNDVTRLEFETNADFILAIETAGMFARLNAEKFWDKHNCILVSLKGVPARATRRFVKRLNEEYEVPVLVFTDGDPYGYLNIYRTLKVGSGKAVHLADKLAIPSARLIGVTPQDIVDYDLPTHPLKEQDIKRIKDGLKNDDFVKSFPEWQKALKQMLDMKVRAEQQSLAKYGLKYVVDTYLPEKIKDEKTWLP
- the ftsZ gene encoding cell division protein FtsZ; translation: MKFLKNIVENDDFSYEDETLSEEDLELLKLLEEAKAKITVVGCGGAGNNTINRLTSEGIERAKTVAINTDAQQLLKTKADKKILIGKNLTRGLGAGGNPKMGEESAKENAEDIKNELQGADMVFITCGLGGGTGTGSAPIVAEISKKIGALTVAIITLPFSMEGEIRMQNALEGLNKLKNVADTIVVIPNDKLLEIVPKIPLKTAFKVADEVLINSVRGLVELITKDGLINVDFADVKAVMSNGGMAMIGIGESDGEKRAKEAVMNALNCPLLDVEIDGAKGALIHVIGPEDLTLEEAKEVVGTVSERLDPKATIIWGATINENLENTIQVLLVVTGVKPKNEFGLRQTRKSLIDIPKI
- a CDS encoding protein translocase SEC61 complex subunit gamma, translating into MEKTNLNTKIEGIKNFLLQCKRVLMITRKPTKEEFINISKVTGLGICILGIIGFIIHVPIVYIKGLIKPIK
- a CDS encoding transcription elongation factor Spt5; its protein translation is MIFAVRTTAGQEKNVAEMLASKVEREKLDVYSILATENLKGYILVEAENRGVVEELVRGAFKVKGIVPGTTSVDELEHLLTPRKLVEDIEKGDLVELVAGLFKGERARVIRVDKNKEEITIELEQAAVPIPITVHVEHVKIVSKNK
- a CDS encoding 50S ribosomal protein L11 — protein: MAVEVVEVLVTGGKATAGPPLGPAIGPLGVNVMQVVNAINEKTKAYEGMQVPVKVKVDTEKRTFEIEVGIPPTSALIKKELGVEKGAHEPKHEVVGNLTMDQVVKIAKMKYDGMLSYTLKNAVKEVLGTCVSMGVNVEGKHPKEVQKLVDEGVYDEYIKEE
- a CDS encoding MBL fold metallo-hydrolase; this encodes MVKIYVLLEDYSGYESPFYAQHGISFLIEHGGKSILFDVGQEAKPILHNMRRLGLEPNNIDYIFLSHCHYDHTGGLLEMLKAIGKRIPIIAHPMIFRKHFVIKPCLMDVGVPFEREEIEQYAELFLTNEPIQILEGVYSTGEVREREDFEKTNLEVYTLKDGKLIRDELLDDMSLVIRTSEGLVIISGCSHAGIVSIVKHAIKITGEKRIRSVIGGFHLIDASDERIIKTVEKLKKLDVEEVYTGHCTGLKAEAEFLTDYGEKFHKIHSGMIIEF
- a CDS encoding adenylosuccinate synthetase — its product is MTCTIIVGGQWGDEGKGKIVSYLCEKDSPYIIARGGVGPNAGHTVEVDGEKYGIRMVPTGFPNKKAKLAIGAGVLVDPEVLLKEVEMLEKFNVGKRLIVDYRCGIIEEKHRLMDKSNEHLSKEIGSTGTGCGPANVDRALRILKQAKDIDVLKEFLGDVSEEVNDAIDAGKNVMIEGTQGTLLSLYYGTYPYVTSKDTTASTFAADVGVGPTKIDEVIVVFKSFPTRVGSGPFPTEMPLEEAEKLGIVEYGTVTGRRRRVGYFDLELAKKVCRLNGATQIALTCLDKYDNTCYGVTEYSELTDKAVEFIEKIEEATGVPVTIISTGPELHQTIDRRDEL
- the truD gene encoding tRNA pseudouridine(13) synthase TruD, translating into MKINIISKQRKKETLKNLKEFRRAFKINFRKNKIYKMIEKMPLNLNKYLTKYSTGGMIKKYPEDFIVEEITEDGIVLEVGKEIGFEDEKNWNGSFIHFTLEKKNWNTLDAIREIAKQTKSKRKNFGFAGTKDKFAITTQRIGCFGVNVEDLKKVNLPNITLKDFQKTNKKLKIGCLWGNRFTIKVRDMDVDKSELEDILKELSKLKYVLNYFGIQRFGSVRPITHVVGKFIVQGDFESAFYAYCGTPLPYDGRSKEARTLVDEGEFKEALKIYPKIFYYEKKMIRYYLKHRDYKKSFNVLPPQLKSMFVNAYQSYLFNEMINERYRYGYEPLEGDILKDGLPTGALIGYNPKFADGIQGEIERNILEREGIKLENFKIKGFGNFFGDRRPLITRIYDLEYRIDDDGYVLRFKLKKGTYATSVLREFIDKKINI